A portion of the Sulfurospirillum diekertiae genome contains these proteins:
- a CDS encoding fatty-acid--CoA ligase, with protein MGIKRYFLVTLIYMLAIGLYVYSFNGGSTTLELFSFSMTLPVAFWIVLPILFLVIGSIGHLVFYNFKDFLYKRALKKDSELFQEATKNRILGEEVTTSYKTEGFKFAGKVLQCMRFDPALPTTFLEEDVAKVCAVAVSVANGNYEDLKKYRLAKANPLVIQNSINRLKVEPRFALEVLKNCKELENELCRQAYDALIGFASFNEIKRYDFPPEKRTFRRMMERYLDADDSFDMDIKSIEDMLEHFNADRADYLELAHEIKIKLTPDALIALFEKLYNSKGAVAADAYLYVLYDLQMIDKIRELLLNSDPEDFVKFKTILFLRDHGRNIDIEKFLRL; from the coding sequence ATGGGAATCAAACGCTATTTTCTTGTAACACTAATTTATATGTTAGCTATTGGACTTTATGTCTATAGTTTTAATGGTGGCAGCACTACACTTGAGCTGTTTAGTTTCTCAATGACTCTACCGGTAGCGTTTTGGATTGTACTTCCCATTTTATTTTTGGTTATTGGTTCTATCGGGCATTTGGTATTTTATAATTTTAAAGATTTTTTGTACAAAAGAGCATTGAAAAAAGATAGTGAACTTTTTCAAGAAGCGACTAAAAATCGTATTTTGGGAGAAGAAGTTACGACTTCGTATAAAACGGAAGGTTTTAAATTTGCAGGTAAGGTTCTGCAATGTATGCGCTTTGATCCAGCTCTTCCTACAACATTCCTTGAAGAAGATGTTGCTAAGGTATGTGCCGTAGCCGTTAGTGTAGCCAATGGTAATTATGAAGACCTTAAAAAATACAGATTGGCTAAAGCAAATCCTCTTGTTATTCAAAACAGTATTAATCGTCTTAAAGTTGAGCCACGTTTTGCGCTTGAAGTATTGAAAAATTGTAAAGAGCTTGAGAATGAACTCTGCCGTCAAGCGTATGATGCGCTGATTGGTTTTGCAAGTTTTAATGAAATTAAACGATATGATTTTCCACCAGAAAAACGTACTTTCCGTCGTATGATGGAGCGTTATTTGGACGCTGATGATAGTTTTGATATGGATATTAAATCCATTGAAGACATGCTAGAGCATTTCAATGCAGATCGTGCAGATTACCTTGAACTTGCCCATGAAATCAAAATTAAACTCACTCCAGATGCGCTCATTGCGCTCTTTGAAAAACTTTATAATTCTAAAGGTGCAGTTGCAGCCGATGCATACTTGTATGTACTTTATGATCTTCAGATGATTGATAAAATTCGTGAGCTTTTACTCAATTCTGATCCTGAAGATTTTGTGAAATTTAAAACCATTTTATTCTTACGAGATCATGGCCGAAATATTGATATCGAAAAATTCTTGCGTTTATGA
- a CDS encoding inositol monophosphatase family protein, which yields MSFIESALQANRELFQLLHVKGLEESHYQSFAIGAGGDLSSGIDLVAEKIFIQHLLPFGTIVSEESGVIENPTSSIRIVLDPIDGSDNLLSNLPYYGTSIAYFENDKCTKAIITNLANGDIFIKDEMGLRRGKLEKNTLSPVTCNAFSKVGIFERSYCSLRVHDTLKIAKIKYRSPGAFALSLAYAHDVSFVLYEGKMRTYDIEAGLFMCEDLYTFCEGDIFLVSKDKEIFARIKSLFISN from the coding sequence GTGAGCTTTATTGAATCCGCATTGCAAGCCAATAGAGAGCTCTTTCAGCTTTTACATGTAAAAGGGTTGGAAGAGTCTCATTATCAATCTTTTGCGATTGGTGCTGGAGGAGATTTGAGTTCAGGCATTGATCTCGTGGCAGAAAAAATTTTTATTCAACATCTTTTGCCATTTGGGACGATTGTCTCCGAGGAGAGTGGGGTGATTGAAAATCCTACCTCCTCGATTCGTATTGTACTCGACCCCATAGATGGCAGTGATAATCTGCTCTCAAATCTTCCTTATTATGGCACTTCTATTGCCTATTTTGAAAATGATAAATGCACTAAAGCGATTATTACTAATCTTGCAAATGGCGATATTTTTATCAAAGATGAAATGGGTTTGCGTCGTGGAAAATTAGAAAAAAATACCTTAAGTCCTGTTACATGTAATGCTTTTTCAAAGGTGGGAATTTTTGAGCGATCGTACTGTTCACTTAGGGTACATGACACGCTTAAAATTGCTAAAATCAAGTACCGCTCTCCAGGTGCTTTTGCCCTCTCACTAGCCTATGCACACGATGTTTCGTTTGTTTTGTATGAAGGTAAAATGCGCACGTATGATATAGAAGCGGGGCTATTTATGTGTGAGGATCTTTACACGTTTTGTGAAGGCGATATTTTCCTTGTAAGCAAAGATAAGGAAATTTTTGCTAGAATAAAAAGTTTATTTATAAGCAATTAG
- a CDS encoding glutamate synthase subunit beta: protein MQNFINEERCEPRKRSSGDRVKDFKEIYEVLSKEDASLQADRCIQCGDPFCHSKCPLHNYIPFWLKATSAMKRDLAFNLSNESNPYPEITGRICPQDRLCEGDCTLNDGHGAITIGAIETFISEEGFKKGLKPTFPGITTKKKVAIIGAGPAGLACATYLLRAGIAVSMYERQNRAGGLLTYGIPGFKLDKEVVARRVRWLQDAGMTLHVNTNVGKDISFDEIAHSHDALFLSIGAENPRKANVANENAHGVFMAIDFLRSIQKKLFNESYDKKFEVKGKNVVVIGGGDTAMDCLRTSIREGAKSVTCLYRRDKYNMPGSKKEFKNAIEEGAEFVYNVTPKEILVNSDGQVIGIDMNKTILGAKDANCRQCVEIVKGGEFRVDADVIIFALGFSPAVPTFLAENGIEVSKTGVIMVNSEYQTTKSGVYAGGDCKRGSDLVVTAAKEGKEAALHIIKKLLG, encoded by the coding sequence ATGCAAAATTTTATTAATGAAGAGAGATGCGAGCCTAGAAAACGCTCAAGCGGAGATAGAGTCAAAGATTTTAAAGAAATTTATGAAGTTTTGAGTAAAGAAGATGCCTCTTTGCAAGCGGATCGCTGTATACAGTGTGGTGATCCTTTTTGTCATAGTAAATGTCCTTTGCATAACTACATTCCTTTTTGGCTCAAAGCGACGAGTGCCATGAAGCGTGATCTTGCGTTTAATCTCTCCAATGAGAGCAATCCGTATCCTGAGATTACAGGGCGTATTTGTCCACAAGATCGTTTATGCGAAGGGGATTGTACCCTCAATGATGGGCATGGTGCCATTACGATTGGTGCGATTGAGACCTTTATTTCCGAAGAGGGCTTTAAAAAAGGTCTTAAACCTACTTTTCCAGGTATTACGACTAAGAAAAAAGTCGCGATTATTGGTGCAGGACCTGCGGGGCTTGCCTGTGCTACCTATCTTCTCAGAGCGGGTATTGCCGTCAGTATGTATGAGAGACAAAATAGGGCTGGCGGACTTTTAACGTACGGAATTCCTGGTTTTAAGCTTGATAAAGAAGTCGTAGCCCGTCGTGTGAGATGGCTTCAAGACGCCGGTATGACGTTACATGTAAACACAAATGTCGGTAAAGACATTAGCTTTGATGAGATTGCCCATAGCCATGATGCACTCTTTTTAAGCATAGGGGCTGAAAATCCTCGTAAAGCCAATGTTGCCAATGAAAATGCACATGGTGTCTTTATGGCGATTGATTTTTTACGCTCAATTCAGAAAAAACTTTTCAATGAGAGTTACGATAAAAAATTTGAAGTCAAAGGTAAAAATGTTGTGGTCATCGGTGGTGGTGATACGGCAATGGATTGTTTACGAACGTCTATTCGTGAAGGTGCCAAAAGTGTGACTTGCCTTTATAGACGCGATAAATACAATATGCCAGGCTCTAAAAAAGAGTTTAAAAATGCGATCGAAGAGGGTGCTGAGTTTGTCTATAACGTTACGCCAAAAGAGATTTTGGTAAACTCTGATGGACAAGTGATCGGTATTGATATGAACAAAACCATCTTGGGTGCAAAAGATGCCAACTGTCGTCAATGTGTTGAAATCGTTAAAGGTGGCGAATTTAGGGTTGATGCAGATGTTATTATTTTTGCTCTTGGATTTAGCCCAGCTGTTCCGACTTTCTTAGCTGAAAATGGCATTGAAGTTTCAAAAACGGGTGTCATTATGGTCAATAGTGAATATCAAACAACGAAATCAGGCGTTTACGCAGGTGGAGATTGTAAGCGAGGTTCTGACTTGGTTGTTACGGCTGCAAAAGAGGGTAAAGAAGCTGCATTGCACATTATTAAGAAATTGCTTGGATAA
- a CDS encoding 23S rRNA (pseudouridine(1915)-N(3))-methyltransferase RlmH, producing MNVKVFTIEKSSDKNLEAIASEYIKMISRFAKVEEIKIFNKQIAAAQMIGEKEAKISYTKAYESHLKGYNVALDVEGEQLSSEQFSSLFDQDVTINFFIGGAFGFEEAFLGKTQKIISLSRLTYAHKIAKVVLFEQIYRGLCIKNNHPYHK from the coding sequence ATGAATGTAAAGGTTTTCACGATCGAAAAGAGTAGTGATAAAAACCTTGAAGCCATTGCCTCTGAATATATTAAAATGATTTCTCGCTTTGCAAAAGTTGAAGAGATTAAGATTTTTAACAAGCAAATTGCAGCAGCTCAGATGATTGGAGAGAAAGAAGCTAAAATTTCCTACACAAAAGCGTATGAATCCCATTTAAAAGGGTACAATGTCGCACTTGATGTAGAAGGTGAACAGCTAAGCAGTGAACAATTTAGTTCTCTCTTTGATCAAGATGTTACGATTAATTTTTTTATCGGAGGTGCTTTTGGGTTTGAGGAAGCCTTTTTAGGCAAAACTCAAAAGATTATAAGTTTAAGTAGATTAACATATGCGCACAAAATCGCGAAGGTGGTTTTATTTGAGCAGATTTATAGGGGATTATGTATAAAAAACAATCATCCCTATCATAAATAG
- the accD gene encoding acetyl-CoA carboxylase, carboxyltransferase subunit beta has translation MRFAEIFSKIRKAQSTPSEAPSHWVKCSACQSLMYYKEIEQRFNVCPKCGFHMRISAKQRIEQLCDEGSFVEFDTNLVPIDPLKFVDKKSYKKRIEEAQEKTGNNSSVACGSCRIDGVNAQIVVFDFAFMGGSLGSVEGEKIVRAINRAMANKEGLVIVSASGGARMQESTFSLLQMSKTSAALAKLADAKLPYISILTDPTMGGVSASFAFLGDIIMAEPGALVGFAGQRVIKQTIGADLPEGFQKAEFLLEHGLIDMIVTRTDMKKVVADLLKLLGESCKNDAFELRLKA, from the coding sequence ATGCGATTTGCAGAAATTTTCTCTAAGATCCGAAAAGCACAATCTACCCCAAGTGAAGCTCCAAGCCACTGGGTCAAGTGCAGTGCGTGCCAATCATTAATGTATTATAAAGAGATTGAACAACGTTTTAATGTTTGCCCTAAATGTGGTTTCCACATGCGTATCTCAGCAAAACAACGTATTGAACAATTATGTGACGAAGGTAGTTTTGTTGAGTTTGATACCAATTTAGTGCCAATTGATCCTCTTAAATTCGTGGATAAAAAATCATATAAAAAACGTATTGAAGAGGCGCAAGAAAAAACAGGTAATAACTCTTCTGTTGCGTGTGGCTCATGTCGTATTGATGGTGTGAATGCACAAATTGTTGTCTTTGATTTTGCCTTTATGGGTGGAAGTTTGGGTTCGGTTGAAGGTGAAAAGATTGTTCGTGCCATTAACCGCGCAATGGCTAATAAAGAAGGTTTGGTGATCGTGAGTGCCAGTGGTGGCGCACGTATGCAAGAGAGTACGTTTTCGTTACTTCAAATGTCTAAAACTTCCGCAGCTCTTGCCAAACTAGCGGATGCTAAATTACCGTATATCTCCATTCTTACCGATCCTACGATGGGAGGGGTAAGTGCATCGTTTGCTTTTTTGGGCGATATTATCATGGCAGAGCCAGGTGCTCTTGTTGGATTTGCAGGGCAGAGAGTAATTAAACAGACTATTGGAGCTGATCTTCCAGAAGGGTTCCAAAAAGCAGAATTTTTACTTGAACATGGTTTAATTGATATGATTGTTACCCGTACTGATATGAAAAAAGTGGTAGCAGATCTGTTAAAGCTTTTGGGCGAGAGTTGTAAAAATGATGCATTTGAGCTAAGACTCAAAGCATGA
- the dksA gene encoding RNA polymerase-binding protein DksA, producing the protein MREHELKHFEDLLKERRVQIKKNIEDSMREINDLKDTDVGDEADHASVSTDRMIEQAISTQQMKELSEIEFALNKIRNGSYGICEMCEEEIGFQRLKVKPHARYCIVCREIIEKSAKNK; encoded by the coding sequence ATGAGAGAGCACGAGCTAAAGCATTTCGAAGACCTTCTTAAAGAGAGAAGAGTCCAAATTAAAAAGAATATTGAAGACTCAATGCGAGAAATCAATGATCTTAAAGATACCGATGTCGGTGATGAAGCAGATCATGCTTCGGTCAGTACAGACCGTATGATCGAGCAGGCTATCAGTACACAACAAATGAAAGAGCTTAGCGAGATAGAATTTGCACTTAATAAAATCAGAAATGGCAGTTACGGCATTTGTGAAATGTGTGAAGAGGAAATTGGTTTTCAAAGACTCAAAGTTAAGCCACATGCACGTTATTGCATCGTATGCCGTGAGATTATTGAAAAATCAGCAAAAAATAAGTAG